The following proteins come from a genomic window of Panicum hallii strain FIL2 chromosome 8, PHallii_v3.1, whole genome shotgun sequence:
- the LOC112903364 gene encoding uncharacterized protein LOC112903364 produces MEQATEGGSGSGVIAGRDWSGLSEELLVSFLLALDVPGAVRSGAVCTTWNAAYAAFRRLRAPSPRQPPCLLYASGALAPGAAALHCPATGATLQIPFPRAPLALRPLLGSGHGWLVIADEASNLHLLNPITGAQAALPPVTGLHNVMMGTDKQGGPAYAVYSKPGYEPVMLEIDLAHEYMYNRVVLSASPSAGRACVVLLLHMPMGEVSFARLGDDRWTWVASGEGTGLPWRCDYEDAMYSDVDGLFYLVRTDASMVSLDLNGSSPVARKILHVLKSSSPSKYLVQTPAGDILQVWRLKDYVDPQTPVNIPPDYDGLNPYVEPYTVDIEI; encoded by the coding sequence ATGGAACAGGCAACGGAGGgtggctccggctccggcgttATCGCTGGCCGCGATTGGTCCGGCTTGTCGGAGGAGCTCCTGGTCAGCTTCCTGCTGGCGTTGGACGTCCCTGGTGCCGTCCGCTCCGGCGCCGTCTGCACCACCTGGAACGCGGCGTACGCCGCCTTCCGCCGGCTCCGCGCCCCGTCGCCGAGGCAGCCCCCCTGCCTGCTCTACGCCAGCGGCGCCCtcgcccccggcgccgccgcgctccacTGCCCGGCCACCGGCGCAACGCTGCAGATCCCCTTCCCGCGGGCCCCGCTCGCCCTCCGGCCCCTGCTGGGCTCCGGCCACGGCTGGCTGGTCATCGCCGACGAGGCCTCCAACCTGCACCTCCTCAACCCCATCACGGGCGCCCAGGCCGCGCTCCCGCCCGTCACCGGGCTCCACAACGTCATGATGGGCACGGACAAGCAGGGCGGCCCCGCGTACGCCGTCTACTCCAAGCCGGGCTACGAGCCGGTCATGCTGGAGATCGACCTGGCGCACGAGTACATGTACAACCGGGTGGTGCTCTCGGCCAGCCCCTCCGCTGGCCGCGCCTGCGTCGTGCTCCTCCTGCACATGCCAATGGGCGAGGTATCCTTCGCCAGGCTCGGGGACGACCGCTGGACCTGGGTCGCGTCGGGCGAGGGCACGGGGCTCCCGTGGAGGTGCGATTACGAGGACGCCATGTACAGCGACGTTGACGGCTTGTTCTACCTGGTCCGGACGGATGCCTCCATGGTCAGCTTGGACCTCAACGGGTCCTCGCCGGTCGCTCGCAAGATCCTCCACGTGCTGAAATCGAGCAGTCCGTCCAAGTACCTGGTTCAGACACCGGCCGGTGACATCTTGCAAGTTTGGAGGTTGAAGGACTACGTCGACCCGCAAACACCGGTGAACATCCCACCGGACTACGACGGCCTGAACCCATATGTAGAGCCCTACACTGTTGATATTGAGATCTAG